In the genome of Pelobacter seleniigenes DSM 18267, one region contains:
- a CDS encoding carboxyl transferase domain-containing protein: MSLMMEAKMNALLEKRQKALSGGGIEKIKKRHDQGLLTARERIELLVDEGSFEEFDMFKGHRCHHFGMEKMETLGDGVVTGYGTIAGRLVYLFSMDFTVLGGSLSETFAEKICKIMDMAVKNGAPVIGLNDSGGARIQEGIESLAGYSDIFLRNVTSSGVVPQLSGIFGPCAGGSVYSPALTDFTVMVRNNSYMFLTGPKVVKAVTHEDVDVETLGGASVHTTKSGVAHLAADNEEQAISQLRELFSYIPQNNMEAPPRLDTNDSVNREEMGLCNLLPENPNHPYDIKQLIAATVDDGKFLEIQPDYAPNIVIGFARYGGQSVGIVANQPLHLAGVLDNDASVKAARFVRFCDAFNIPLVTFVDVPGFLPGTTQEYGGIIRNGAKLLYAFAEATVPKVTVTVRKAYGGAYCVMSSKHLRGDINYAWPTAEIAVMGAKGAAEILFAREVKENPDKAKEILEKRIAEYSDKFANPYEAAKRGYVDAVILPQRTRFRICNALVMLEGKQDSNPRKKHGNIPL; this comes from the coding sequence ATGTCGCTGATGATGGAAGCGAAAATGAATGCGCTGTTGGAGAAACGGCAGAAAGCTCTCTCCGGGGGCGGGATCGAGAAAATTAAGAAACGCCATGACCAAGGGCTACTGACTGCCCGTGAGCGTATCGAACTGCTGGTTGACGAAGGCAGTTTCGAAGAATTCGATATGTTCAAGGGGCACCGTTGTCACCATTTCGGGATGGAGAAGATGGAAACCCTCGGCGACGGTGTCGTCACCGGCTACGGAACCATCGCCGGCCGTCTGGTTTACCTGTTTTCCATGGATTTCACCGTGCTGGGCGGATCACTGTCGGAAACCTTTGCCGAGAAGATCTGCAAAATCATGGACATGGCGGTCAAAAACGGTGCGCCGGTGATCGGCCTCAATGACTCGGGTGGTGCGCGGATTCAGGAGGGGATCGAAAGTCTGGCCGGCTATTCGGATATTTTCCTGCGTAATGTCACCAGCTCCGGGGTGGTTCCCCAGCTGTCCGGGATCTTCGGTCCCTGTGCCGGCGGTTCCGTCTATTCTCCGGCGTTGACCGACTTCACCGTGATGGTGCGGAACAACAGTTACATGTTCCTGACCGGTCCCAAGGTGGTCAAAGCGGTGACCCATGAAGATGTCGATGTCGAAACCCTTGGTGGTGCCAGTGTGCATACCACCAAAAGCGGCGTCGCCCACCTGGCCGCCGACAACGAAGAACAGGCAATCAGCCAGTTGCGGGAACTGTTCTCCTATATTCCGCAAAACAACATGGAAGCCCCGCCGCGTCTGGATACCAACGATTCTGTCAATCGCGAGGAGATGGGCCTGTGCAACCTGCTGCCGGAGAACCCGAATCATCCCTACGACATCAAGCAGCTGATTGCCGCTACCGTTGACGACGGGAAATTCCTCGAGATCCAGCCCGACTATGCACCCAATATCGTGATCGGCTTTGCCCGCTACGGCGGTCAGTCGGTCGGCATTGTCGCCAATCAGCCCCTTCATCTCGCCGGGGTGCTGGATAACGATGCTTCGGTCAAGGCTGCCCGCTTCGTCCGTTTCTGCGACGCCTTCAATATTCCGCTGGTCACCTTTGTCGACGTGCCCGGGTTCCTGCCCGGAACGACCCAGGAGTACGGCGGGATCATCCGTAACGGCGCCAAGCTGTTGTACGCTTTTGCCGAAGCGACCGTACCGAAAGTCACGGTCACTGTGCGTAAAGCTTACGGCGGCGCTTATTGCGTCATGAGTTCCAAGCACCTGCGGGGTGACATCAACTACGCCTGGCCGACTGCTGAGATCGCGGTGATGGGGGCCAAGGGCGCAGCAGAGATTCTGTTTGCCCGGGAGGTCAAAGAGAATCCAGACAAAGCGAAGGAAATTCTCGAAAAACGCATTGCCGAGTACTCAGACAAGTTTGCCAATCCCTATGAAGCGGCCAAGCGTGGTTATGTGGATGCGGTCATTCTGCCGCAGCGTACCCGTTTCCGGATCTGTAACGCCCTGGTCATGCTGGAGGGCAAGCAGGATAGTAACCCGCGCAAGAAGCACGGCAATATTCCCCTTTAA
- a CDS encoding OadG family protein, with protein sequence MNFGWHNVVAGHGVGLMITGMLIVFCGLLLISGIIVVLGALNGKSAKPKAVAAVTAADREPTREELIAVAGLVVHLESERSLGEWTQLTIPRQNRVGSIWASAGKMRSLSEGGSHA encoded by the coding sequence ATGAACTTTGGCTGGCATAATGTGGTTGCAGGTCATGGGGTCGGTCTCATGATCACCGGGATGTTGATTGTTTTTTGTGGATTGTTGCTGATCAGCGGCATCATTGTCGTTCTGGGGGCTTTGAACGGCAAGAGTGCCAAACCGAAGGCTGTTGCAGCTGTCACTGCGGCCGATCGGGAACCGACCAGGGAAGAGCTGATTGCTGTCGCTGGGCTGGTTGTGCATCTTGAATCGGAACGCAGCCTGGGGGAATGGACCCAATTAACTATACCGCGACAGAACCGGGTCGGATCGATCTGGGCTTCTGCAGGGAAAATGCGCTCGCTGTCTGAGGGAGGCTCTCATGCGTAA
- a CDS encoding antibiotic biosynthesis monooxygenase family protein, giving the protein MSVRIVIVRHVPQDKAAELRPLLLEMRALANAQPGYVSGETLVNYDDPSEYLVLSTWQTLKDWNVWLADERRQKLQTEVDKITGSETLYSVYYNG; this is encoded by the coding sequence ATGTCGGTAAGAATCGTAATAGTACGTCATGTGCCGCAGGATAAAGCTGCGGAATTGAGGCCGTTATTGTTGGAGATGAGGGCCCTGGCCAATGCCCAGCCCGGCTATGTATCGGGGGAAACGCTGGTTAATTATGATGACCCGAGCGAATACCTGGTGCTGAGTACCTGGCAGACCCTGAAGGACTGGAATGTCTGGCTGGCCGATGAGCGGCGCCAAAAACTCCAGACTGAGGTTGATAAGATTACCGGTTCGGAAACGCTCTATTCAGTCTATTACAACGGCTGA